The Anopheles coluzzii chromosome 2, AcolN3, whole genome shotgun sequence genome window below encodes:
- the LOC120950076 gene encoding protein prune homolog 2 has product MSESLEDSPLSDNRMDISENTTSHGSSPPLPVEGSPDYSPVHDSGGVSVGQQPLLSHCPSDTALGNGVERSHDATSATTGATTESIAIHKLTINSAPAVVSPRLTTTITAGLTPVSSHPLMMSPTGSESDVSEFLAETAQQQQPAGCREVTPVRNYYHYPDVVPASEQPLRLASPYANRGARTETRAANGSIAADEKRSHVAMVTPARRGKSSPAKRQPAADGSKGRATVPAATSTLDVINNVIHRDDESGGGGGGGGGLPAVPRQLATEDMGSDFFSTDSEGGEPFDEEDVSLFHASVTPTFQSVALHASPPQSDGPSPTGGGQQRKQKHPSKSISPRLHQRRKVPLPSDLLVDDVSSMEDTLSNQSVDELQQNLVSLSPSSSILDDNGFNVDIDEDFLDLPGTPKATGSSADAGHDAVLGRSSTLPQYSAREEARDIRNWQKITLPDGKTREIDMKVIEPYKCVLSHGGYLQSGGHNAIVVFSACHLPDRSRADYHYVMNNLFLYVVKTLEQLVTEDYVLVYLHGGSSRGNVPPFPWLKKCYQLLDRRLRKSLRNLYMVHPTFWLKSVVWMARPFISSKFWRKLVYVTSLEELYKLVPVEKAAVPDKVKNYNAR; this is encoded by the exons ATGAG TGAAAGCTTGGAAGATAGTCCACTGTCGGACAATAGGATGGACATATCGGAGAACACGACCTCGCACGGCTCGTCGCCTCCACTGCCGGTGGAAGGGTCGCCGGACTACTCTCCAGTGCACGACTCGGGCGGTGTGTCGGTGGGGCAGCAACCGCTGCTGTCCCACTGTCCCTCCGATACGGCACTTGGCAACGGCGTAGAACGTTCGCACGATGCTACGAGCGCAACGACTGGCGCCACGACGGAATCGATAGCAATACACAAGCTGACGATAAACAGTGCGCCGGCGGTCGTATCCCCGCGGCTCACGACGACCATCACGGCCGGTCTCACGCCCGTCAGCAGCCATCCGCTGATGATGTCACCGACGGGCAGCGAATCGGACGTGTCGGAGTTTCTGGCCGAAacggcacagcagcagcagccggccgGCTGCCGCGAGGTGACACCCGTGCGcaactactaccactacccGGACGTGGTGCCGGCGAGCGAGCAGCCACTGCGGCTGGCCAGCCCGTACGCCAATCGGGGAGCGCGCACGGAAACGCGCGCGGCGAACGGATCGATAGCAGCCGACGAGAAGCGTTCTCACGTAGCCATGGTGACGCCAGCCAGGCGTGGTAAAAGTTCGCCAGCTAAGAGGCAGCCGGCAGCGGACGGCTCGAAAGGCAGAGCGACGGTACCGGCCGCCACCTCGACGCTTGACGTTATTAACAACGTCATCCACAGGGATGACGAaagtggaggtggtggtggtggtggaggtggatTGCCTGCCGTGCCGCGTCAACTAGCTACGGAGGACATGGGATCGGATTTCTTCAGCACCGACTCGGAAGGGGGCGAACCGTTCGATGAGGAAGATGTGTCGCTGTTTCATGCTTCCGTGACGCCGACCTTTCAGTCGGTGGCCCTGCACGCTTCGCCGCCCCAGTCCGATGGACCGTCGCCGACCGGTGGTGGGCAGCAGCGGAAGCAGAAACATCCTTCGAAATCGATCTCGCCCCGGTTGCACCAGCGCCGCAAAGTTCCACTGCCGAGCGATCTGCTCGTGGACGACGTCAGCTCGATGGAGGACACGCTGTCGAACCAGAGCGTGGACGAGCTGCAGCAGAACCTGGTGTCGCTGAGCCCCTCGTCCTCGATTTTGGATGACAATGGCTTCAACGTCGATATCGATGAGGATTTCCTCGACCTGCCGGGCACACCGAAAGCGACGGGATCGTCGGCGGACGCGGGCCACGATGCCGTGCTGGGACGGTCTTCCACCCTGCCCCAGTATTCGGCCCGCGAGGAAGCGCGCGACATACGGAACTGGCAGAAGATCACGCTGCCGGATGGGAAAACGCGCGAGATCGATATGAAGGTGATCGAACCGTACAAGTGTGTGCTGTCGCACGGTGGCTACCTGCAGTCCGGTGGCCACAACGCGATCGTGGTGTTCAGTGCGTGCCATCTGCCGGATCGATCGCGGGCGGACTACCACTACGTGATGAACAACTTGTTCTTGTACGTGGTGAAAACGCTCGAGCAGCTGGTCACCGAGGACTACGTGCTGGTGTATCTGCACGGTGGCTCGAGCCGTGGCAACGTTCCTCCCTTTCCGTGGTTGAAAAA ATGTTATCAGTTGCTGGATCGTAGACTGAGAAAAAGCTTGCGCAATCTTTACATGGTGCATCCGACGTTTTGGCTAAAGAGCGTCGTCTGGATGGCGCGGCCGTTCATAAG TTCTAAATTCTGGCGAAAACTCGTGTACGT
- the LOC120950077 gene encoding uncharacterized protein LOC120950077 → MHSNCRMSPFHGRPPYDRSDSVPYERQQHHRPMRPNEPPSCNRVPDTTVPSAPGTPETMCYNGATTFRANPPADGSLLSLLTSNEQPAGSYFTPPPPPPLAASISPSVGPPAPIQQPLPHDPSEQVVVKDGCIFYIRYVDEPEVPVPAEDVPVVRSNGEEFSESLPSIANELSMLLDDSAALADGGHPSLADEHSAEVTARDWINYDELPLLNQQKLQQPVPIADHVTRRSSGTARVETERCKDCHKPARASESRMTHGDVCWCSATPGMMSPLEANLSFCSPEPPTPTNAATMVPDFSYYCVECEKFFPTNECLQEHMELNHRLIDESLPVVTSIPRAAYAAPEVAGASAGYAWPCLSVVDSSNQCAKMPFFCDLCSISFNQADSYYLHNYSVHAGLHSSHYR, encoded by the coding sequence ATGCATTCGAACTGCAGGATGAGTCCGTTTCATGGGCGACCACCGTACGACCGGTCGGACAGTGTACCGTACGAAAGACAGCAGCACCATCGGCCGATGCGACCAAACGAACCACCGTCATGTAACCGGGTGCCGGATACGACTGTTCCTTCCGCACCGGGGACGCCCGAAACCATGTGCTACAACGGCGCGACAACGTTTCGTGCCAATCCGCCGGCGGACGGGAGTTTGTTGAGTTTATTAACGTCCAATGAACAGCCGGCAGGAAGCTActtcacaccaccaccaccacctccactgGCAGCTTCCATTTCTCCATCGGTGGGACCACCTGCCCCCATACAGCAGCCCCTTCCACACGACCCGTCCGAGCAGGTGGTAGTGAAAGATGGTTGCATTTTCTACATCCGCTACGTCGACGAACCAGAGGTACCGGTACCGGCAGAGGACGTACCGGTTGTGCGAAGCAACGGCGAAGAGTTCTCCGAAAGTCTGCCTTCGATCGCGAACGAGCTGTCCATGCTGCTGGACGATAGTGCTGCGCTTGCCGACGGCGGGCACCCTTCGTTGGCGGACGAACACAGCGCAGAAGTGACGGCTCGCGACTGGATCAACTATGACGAGCTGCCGTTGCTGAATCAGCAAAAGCTACAACAGCCAGTCCCGATCGCCGATCATGTTACCAGACGCTCCAGCGGCACCGCTCGGGTGGAGACCGAACGCTGCAAAGATTGCCATAAGCCGGCGAGGGCGAGCGAGAGCCGAATGACGCACGGTGATGTTTGCTGGTGCAGTGCCACCCCTGGTATGATGTCACCGTTGGAAGCGAACTTGTCGTTTTGCTCCCCGGAACCGCCAACGCCAACGAACGCCGCTACCATGGTGCCTGATTTTAGTTACTACTGTGTGGAGTGTGAAAAATTTTTCCCCACGAACGAATGTCTCCAGGAGCACATGGAGCTGAATCATCGGTTGATCGACGAATCGTTGCCGGTAGTGACGTCAATACCGCGGGCGGCGTACGCTGCGCCGGAAGTGGCCGGTGCGAGCGCCGGATACGCTTGGCCCTGTCTGTCGGTCGTCGATTCTAGCAACCAGTGTGCGAAGATGCCCTTTTTCTGTGATTTGTGTAGCATATCGTTCAACCAGGCGGATAGTTACTACCTGCACAATTACAGCGTTCACGCAGGACTTCACAGTTCGCATTATAGATGA
- the LOC120950074 gene encoding uncharacterized protein LOC120950074, with translation MHRQRHLSVEHSNSSFKAARSCEAAFKMQRHVMCLGLLVVLACSIPGGQANPLKNRCLQFGTTSTTNTQQQNGQEFVDDYDSYDDQPEPSDEPVFEKNVSTVATCSRTAPFCYTLWTFDIVKNVTRVVVQGCWGSNDDQESCSSNECISTTETPTRHFFCCCSGDNCNGNFSYLPPPTAADGLSMRDENESITPFAPYTSIWSSPTVYICFALVAIMTLGIGGFLSCRQLPKKGTGELLEHMEPSGPGYSSNLYNVDNLKLVSMIGQGKYGTVWKGIVNEKPVAVKIFSAQHRQYFLNERDIYTVPLMESPSLLAYFGSDERRTLDDRIEYMLVLSLAPLGCLQDWLTDNSVPFSTFCRMGKSIANGLAHLHTEIRKGELVKPCICHRDLNSRNILVKSDLSCCIGDLGFALKTFGARYEYRGEITLAETKSINEVGTVRYMAPEVLEGAVNLRDCESALKQIDVYTLALVLWELANRCEDFYPEGTAVPEYRAPYEEYVGSNPNFEQMQVLVSRNKARPTFPAHFGTGLVTQIVRDTCEDCWDHDAEARLTAMCVQERLQEVAQINPRARTMPPKGCSHDDGPALEKAQLYQLESDGTAIAAMMGHQRYSPDGTIAFMTPPNQQIIPQVPPAGYREDTTGSYKYGKLSSSGGASSTTHSGAPSRSQSDEDEQHSVGRKGLAPLIQRGEGSFEGKAMPPGKGLGGSVKVMLQKTFHKNHLAGVTAPSLVRHAYDVQQNCDDADGDRSNLVVVVETSDTCSPRNALLSEEEILMNHHNNQQQQQQHVQQQHVQQSGGVERPTNLDLGTGKYESNLLLHEPHSVGNVTATEGAVSARGRAKALADADFTRQSFAILDEMAVDDDGATVDEHHDPQKLRIVVSKSANAMHPPRGSRHIRQGSEASSPPPFLDDRSLKRQRSLEVFQEVFGPKGSIERLRNPSQRVKTPGDVPPSVRKVRASKTLSLYDDRMMTATVAPGSGTRLANSV, from the exons ATGCATCGTCAGCGCCATCTGAGTGTCGAACACTCAAATAGCAGCTTCAAAGCTGCAAGGAGCTGCGAAGCAGCTTTCAAGATGCAAAGACACGTGATGTGTTTGGGATTGTTGGTGGTATTGGCATGTTCAATTCCCGGAGGGCAAG CAAATCCACTGAAAAACCGCTGTCTACAGTTTGGGACGACGTCCACTACcaacacgcagcagcagaacgGGCAGGAGTTTGTCGACGATTACGACAGCTACGACGATCAGCCGGAACCATCGGATGAGCCCGTGTTCGAAAAGAACGTT TCCACCGTCGCCACCTGTTCCCGCACGGCACCGTTTTGCTACACGCTGTGGACGTTCGATATCGTGAAGAACGTAACGCGAGTGGTTGTGCAAG GATGCTGGGGATCGAACGACGATCAGGAATCGTGCAGCAGCAACGAGTGCATCAGCACGACGGAAACACCCACCCGGCActtcttttgctgctgcagcggcgATAATTGCAACGGCAACTTTAGCTACCTGCCGCCACCAACCGCCGCGGATGGGCTGAGCATGCGGGACGAGAACGAAAGCATTACGCCGTTCGCACCGTACACCTCGATCTGGAGCTCGCCGACGGTGTACATCTGCTTTGCGCTGGTCGCCATCATGACGCTCGGCATCGGTGGGTTCCTCAGCTGCCGCCAGCTACCGAAGAAGGGCACCGGTGAGCTGCTGGAGCACATGGAACCGTCCGGCCCGGGCTACAGCTCGAATCTCTACAACGTCGACAATCTGAAGCTTGTGTCGATGATCGGGCAGGGCAA gtaCGGGACCGTTTGGAAGGGTATCGTAAACGAGAAGCCAGTGGCGGTGAAGATCTTTTCCGCCCAGCATCGGCAGTACTTCCTCAACGAGCGTGACATCTACACGGTGCCACTGATGGAATCTCCTTCCCTATTGGCATATTTCG GATCGGACGAGCGCCGCACGCTGGACGATCGTATCGAGTACATGCTAGTGCTGTCCCTGGCCCCGCTCGGCTGTCTGCAGGACTGGCTGACCGACAACAGTGTGCCGTTCAGCACCTTCTGCCGGATGGGCAAATCGATCGCCAACGGGTTGGCCCACCTGCACACCGAGATCCGGAAGGGCGAGCTGGTGAAGCCGTGCATCTGCCACCGGGACCTGAACTCGCGCAACATTCTCGTCAAATCGGACCTGTCCTGCTGCATCGGCGATCTGGGCTTTGCGCTGAAAACGTTCGGCGCGCGGTACGAGTACCGGGGCGAGATAACGCTCGCCGAGACGAAGAGCATCAACGAGGTCGGCACGGTGCGCTACATGGCGCCGGAGGTGCTGGAGGGCGCAGTGAACCTGCGCGACTGCGAGTCCGCCCTCAAGCAGATCGACGTGTACACGCTCGCGCTGGTGCTGTGGGAGCTGGCGAACCGGTGCGAAGATTTCTACCCCGAGGGCACCGCCGTCCCGGAGTACCGGGCACCGTACGAGGAGTACGTCGGCTCGAACCCAAACTTTGAGCAGATGCAGGTGCTGGTATCGCGCAACAAGGCGCGGCCCACCTTCCCGGCCCACTTCGGTACCGGGCTGGTGACGCAAATCGTGCGCGACACGTGCGAGGACTGCTGGGACCACGATGCGGAAGCTCGCCTGACGGCCATGTGCGTGCAGGAGCGGCTGCAGGAGGTGGCGCAGATCAACCCGCGGGCCCGCACCATGCCGCCGAAGGGCTGCAGCCACGACGATGGCCCGGCGCTGGAGAAGGCCCAGCTGTATCAGCTGGAGAGCGACGGCACGGCCATCGCCGCGATGATGGGCCACCAGCGCTACAGTCCGGACGGCACGATCGCGTTCATGACACCGCCAAACCAGCAGATCATCCCGCAGGTACCGCCGGCCGGGTACCGGGAGGACACGACCGGCTCGTACAAGTACGGTAAGCTGTCGTCGTCGGGCGGTGCCAGCTCGACCACGCACAGTGGTGCACCGTCCCGCTCGCAGTCGGACGAGGACGAACAGCATTCGGTCGGGCGGAAAGGGCTCGCGCCGCTAATACAGCGGGGGGAAGGCTCGTTCGAGGGAAAGGCAATGCCGCCCGGCAAAGGGCTGGGCGGGAGCGTGAAGGTAATGCTGCAGAAAACATTCCACAAGAATCATCTCGCGGGCGTAACCGCACCGTCGCTAGTGCGCCACGCGTACGATGTGCAACAGAACTGTGACGATGCGGACGGTGATCGGTCCAACCTGGTCGTGGTGGTCGAAACCAGTGACACGTGCTCGCCGCGCAATGCATTGCTCTCAGAGGAAGAGATCCTGATGAATCATCAcaacaaccagcagcagcagcagcagcatgtgcaacagcagcacgttCAACAGTCTGGCGGTGTGGAACGTCCCACGAATCTGGACCTCGGTACGGGCAAGTACGAGAGCAACCTACTGCTGCACGAACCACATTCCGTCGGCAATGTTACCGCCACCGAAGGTGCCGTTAGTGCGCGCGGCCGAGCCAAAGCGCTTGCCGATGCAGATTTCACCAGACAGTCGTTCGCCATACTGGACGAGATGGCGGTGGACGACGACGGCGCTACCGTGGATGAACATCACGACCCGCAGAAGCTACGCATCGTCGTTTCCAAATCGGCCAATGCCATGCATCCGCCCAGAGGGTCGAGACACATCCGGCAGGGATCTGAAGCATCGTCGCCACCGCCCTTTCTGGACGATCGGTCCCTGAAGCGGCAGCGTTCGCTGGAAGTGTTTCAGGAAGTGTTCGGCCCGAAGGGTAGCATCGAGCGGCTGCGCAATCCTAGCCAGCGCGTCAAGACACCGGGCGATGTACCGCCCTCGGTGCGGAAGGTGCGTGCATCGAAGACGCTGTCGCTCTATGACGACCGGATGATGACGGCGACGGTGGCACCCGGGAGCGGAACTCGTTTAGCAAACTCCGTATAG
- the LOC120950075 gene encoding telomere zinc finger-associated protein-like gives MTVFNLLTLSNVCRACLQSVHPDQMETLDTHRPLLDGTIGTFLQDITFRLPANVLPYLPGSVCIACLEVMEFFSKYRRKMHHLHEFLVALVRVKLGDEMPLRELFESRTEQLELLFRDLDLCNATEAGVEDLLQEYDQYMIASMKQDDGDSNEQGDSLEDQIALAESVQLEELVPFEESAMVDEPVILEQLVPLDDISEEEVTPDDNSIVEDEVEEESIPAKHNEKKKRKVIQTSKRGRLKIELEVDVEKDATATDDSEGEKEKSNLDRERYQCEKCPYKSYHTVAFTMHTKKHQLNEGKVGYVCNNPFCLQLFGTVDELEQHKASNPHSRYRCEICGNELKHRVSLEVHMERHVGITRYECQYCSASFHTRTELTNHLAAIHISEDRAECVQCGAVFTSKKLLKQHLESHTLVRKFGCAVCGRPFKTQHHLNRHVKAVHTTRSTRFQCEHCDASYSRRDKWRMHVESFHGIQTYFVCDICVRSFDTSEALQEHRHRHEHPKKLECGTCLIVCLTQESFDRHTCITYQEDYVCCGRDFKYHMLYNKHMMSHGIKVNARVKPKTNLLLGQERAMRAAQLSKQSYQRKINKMKSSKQTSTQQRGQKHVQEGENSVEIIEIKEEELFPNDAQQHRMD, from the exons ATGACCGTTTTTAATTTACTAACGTTATCGAACGTTTGCCGTGCCTGTTTGCAGTCGGTACACCCCGATCAGATGGAGACGCTGGACACGCATCGTCCACTGCTGGACGGAACGATTGGAACCTTCCTGCAGGACATCACGTTTCGACTGCCCGCGAATGTCCTGCCCTACCTGCCTGGCTCCGTGTGCATAGCCTGTTTGGAGGTGATGGAATTTTTCAGCAAATATCGCCGAAAGATGCATCATCTGCACGAGTTCCTTGTCGCGCTGGTGCGTGTGAAGCTGGGCGATGAAATGCCGCTCAGGGAGCTGTTCGAGAGCCGAACGGAACAGCTGGAACTATTGTTTCGCGATCTCGACCTGTGCAACGCGACGGAGGCTGGCGTGGAGGATCTCTTGCAGGAGTACGATCAGTACATGATTGCTTCCATGAAGCAAGATGATGGTGATAGCAACGAGCAGGGGGACAGCTTGGAGGACCAGATTGCACTAGCAGAGTCGGTGCAGTTGGAAGAGTTGGTCCCGTTCGAGGAATCGGCCATGGTGGACGAGCCTGTGATATTGGAACAGCTGGTGCCATTGGATGATATATCCGAAGAAGAGGTCACTCCGGATGATAACTCGATAGTGGAAGACGAAGTAGAAGAAGAGTCGATTCCGGCAAAGCATAATGAAAAGAAGAAACGGAAAGTTATCCAAACAAGCAAACGCGGTCGATTGAAAATAGAGCTCGAAGTGGATGTGGAAAAGGATGCAACCGCGACGGATGATAGCGAGGGCGAGAAGGAGAAAAGCAATCTCGATCGGGAACGCTATCAGTGCGAAAAATGCCCTTACAAATCGTACCACACCGTTGCGTTCACTATGCACACGAAAAAGCACCAGCTGAACGAGGGAAAGGTCGGGTACGTGTGCAACAATCCGTTCTGCTTGCAGCTGTTTGGTACGGTGGACGAGCTAGAGCAGCACAAGGCCAGCAACCCGCACAGCCGGTACAGGTGCGAAATTTGCGGCAACGAGCTGAAGCATCGCGTCTCGCTCGAGGTGCACATGGAGCGCCACGTCGGCATCACGCGCTATGAGTGCCAGTACTGTTCGGCGTCGTTTCACACGCGCACCGAGCTGACCAACCATCTGGCCGCCATTCACATCAGCGAGGATCGGGCCGAGTGCGTGCAGTGTGGGGCGGTGTTTACGAGcaagaagctgctgaagcagcACCTGGAATCGCACACCCTGGTGCGCAAATTTGGCTGTGCGGTGTGTGGACGACCGTTCAAGACGCAGCACCATTTGAATCGACACGTGAAAGCGGTCCACACCACACGGTCCACACGGTTCCAGTGTGAGCACTGCGATGCGTCGTACAGCCGGCGGGACAAGTGGCGAATGCACGTGGAGAGCTTTCATGGG ATACAAACATACTTCGTGTGCGACATTTGTGTCCGATCGTTCGACACTAGTGAAGCACTGCAGGAGCACCGCCATCGTCACGAGCATCCGAAAAAGCTGGAATGTGGCACGTGTCTGATCGTTTGCCTCACACAGGAAAGCTTCGACCGGCACACGTGCATCACGTACCAGGAGGATTATGTTTGCTGTGGGCGCGATTTTAAGTACCACATGCTGTACAACAAGCACATGATGAGCCACGGCATTAAGGTGAACGCTAGGGTAAAACCGAAGACGAATCTGCTGCTGGGACAGGAAAGGGCTATGCGAGCGGCACAATTGTCTAAGCAGAGTTATCAGCGGAAGATAAATAAG ATGAAATCTTCCAAGCAAACTAGCACGCAGCAACGTGGCCAAAAACATGTCCAGGAAGGCGAAAACAGTGTAGAAATAATAGAAATCAAGGAAGAGGAGCTTTTCCCAAACGACGCACAGCAGCACCGTATGGATTGA
- the LOC120950078 gene encoding casein kinase II subunit alpha, translated as MTLPSSARVYADVNSHKPREYWDYENYIVDWVNQDDYQLVRKLGRGKYSEVFEAIKMTSNEKCVVKILKPVKKKKIKREIKILENLRGGTNIITLLAVVKDPVSRTPALIFEHVNNTDFKQLYQTLSDYDIRYYLYELLKALDYCHSLGIMHRDVKPHNVMIDHENRKLRLIDWGLAEFYHPGQEYNVRVASRYFKGPELLVDYQMYDYSLDMWSLGCMLASMIFRKEPFFHGHDNYDQLVRIAKVLGTEDLFAYLDKYNIELDPRFNDILSRHSRKRWERFVHSENQHLVSPEGLDFLDKLLRYDHFERLTAREAMEHPYFAIIVNGQMPPPPTSSAKGGTN; from the coding sequence ATGACGCTGCCGAGCAGTGCGCGGGTGTACGCGGATGTAAATTCGCATAAACCACGTGAATATTGGGACTACGAGAACTACATCGTCGACTGGGTGAACCAGGATGACTACCAGCTAGTGCGGAAGCTGGGCCGGGGCAAGTACAGCGAGGTGTTCGAGGCGATCAAAATGACGAGCAACGAGAAGTGCGTGGTGAAGATTCTGAAGCCGgtcaagaagaaaaagatcaAGCGCGAGATCAAGATCCTGGAGAATCTGCGGGGCGGCACCAACATCATCACGCTGCTGGCGGTGGTGAAGGATCCGGTCTCCCGCACGCCGGCCCTCATCTTCGAGCATGTGAACAACACGGACTTCAAGCAGCTGTACCAAACGCTCAGCGATTACGACATCCGGTACTATCTGTACGAGCTGCTGAAGGCGCTCGACTACTGCCACAGCCTGGGCATCATGCACCGTGACGTGAAGCCACACAACGTGATGATCGATCACGAGAACCGCAAGCTGCGCCTGATCGACTGGGGCCTGGCCGAGTTCTACCATCCGGGGCAGGAGTACAACGTGCGGGTCGCGAGCCGCTACTTCAAGGGGCCGGAGCTGCTGGTCGACTACCAGATGTACGACTACTCGCTCGATATGTGGTCGCTGGGGTGCATGCTCGCGTCGATGATCTTCCGCAAGGAGCCGTTCTTCCACGGCCACGACAACTACGACCAGCTCGTGCGCATCGCGAAGGTGCTCGGCACCGAGGACCTGTTCGCCTATCTGGACAAATACAACATCGAGCTCGATCCGCGCTTCAACGACATCCTGTCGCGCCACTCGCGCAAGCGATGGGAGCGCTTCGTCCACTCGGAGAACCAGCACCTGGTGTCGCCCGAGGGGCTCGACTTTCTCGACAAGCTGCTGCGCTACGACCACTTCGAGCGCCTGACCGCGCGGGAGGCCATGGAGCATCCGTACTTTGCCATCATCGTCAACGGGCAgatgccgccaccgccgaccTCCTCCGCCAAGGGCGGCACCAACTAA